The following are encoded together in the Lepidochelys kempii isolate rLepKem1 chromosome 7, rLepKem1.hap2, whole genome shotgun sequence genome:
- the ACAD9 gene encoding complex I assembly factor ACAD9, mitochondrial isoform X3, giving the protein MQVPEEYGGLGLSNTMYARLGEITSLDASIAVTLAAHQAIGLKGILMAGTDEQKAKYLPKLASGEHIAAFCLTEPGSGSDAASIQSRATMSEDGKSFLLNGSKIWISNGGLADIFTVFARTEVVDKDGAKKDKISAFIVERAFGGVTNGKPEDKLGIRGSNTCEVHFENTKVPVENVIGEVGGGFKVAMNILNSGRFSMGSASAGMIKKLIEMTAEYACTRKQFNKKLSDFGLIQEKFTLMAVKAYVMESMAYLTAGMMDRPGVPDCSVEAAMVKVFSSEGAWICVSEALQVLGGLGYMKDYPYERYLRDSRILLIFEGTNEILRMYIALTGMQYAGKILTGKIKEMKKGNVGVALEIFVNKFRDSMGRKVDLGLVGKDGVVHPSLEESSKKLEENIYYFGTTVEGLLRRFGKTIVDEQLVLKRVADVSINLYAMTAAISRASRSICIGLRNHDHEVLLTNIFCTEAYFKNNYAMAELEKYAAENLDDSIKKAAQQVLEKRAYICPHPLERTF; this is encoded by the exons GTGGACTTGGTCTTTCAAATACAATGTATGCTCGTTTAGGAGAAATCACTTCTCTAGATGCATCTATTGCGGTTACTTTGGCAGCTCATCAAGCAATAGGGCTTAAG GGAATCCTGATGGCTGGCACTGATGAGCAGAAAGCAAAGTATCTACCTAAATTGGCATCTGGGGAGCATATTGCAGCTTTTTGCCTTACAGAACCGGGAAG TGGAAGTGATGCAGCATCCATCCAGTCCAGAGCTACCATGAGTGAAGATGGGAAAAGCTTTTTACTAAATGGCTCAAAG ATCTGGATATCCAATGGTGGACTGGCAGACATTTTCACTGTGTTTGCAAGGACTGAGGTTGTTGATAAAGATGGtgcaaaaaaagacaaaattagTGCCTTCATTGTAGAAAGAGCCTTTGGTGGAGTCACTAATGGGAAGCCAGAAGATAAACTGGGTATTCGAGGATCTAATA CCTGTGAAGTACATTTTGAAAACACAAAAGTGCCTGTAGAGAATGTTATTGGAGAAGTAGGAGGGGGGTTTAAG GTAGCTATGAATATCCTAAACAGTGGAAGATTTAGCATGGGTAGTGCATCTGCAGGAATGATTAAGAAACTGATCG aaatgacAGCAGAGTATGCTTGTACAAGAAAACAGTTCAATAAGAAACTGAGTGATTTTGGATTAATACAG GAGAAGTTTACCCTTATGGCTGTGAAAGCATATGTAATGGAGAGCATGGCTTACCTCACTGCAGGAATGATGGACAGGCCAGGAGTGCCCGATTGTTCAGTTGAGGCAGCTATGGTTAAG GTATTTAGTTCTGAAGGTGCTTGGATTTGTGTAAGTGAAGCTTTACAAGTTCTTGGAGGCCTTGGCTATATGAAAGATTACCCCTATGAACGTTATCTTCGGGACAGCAGGATCCTTTTGATTTTTGAG GGAACAAATGAAATTCTGCGAATGTATATTGCTTTGACGGGTATGCAGTATGCAGGAAAAATCTTAACTGGAAAAATTAA GGAAATGAAGAAAGGAAATGTCGGCGTGGCATTGGAGATATTTGTGAACAAATTCCGTGACAGCATGGGCAGAAAAGTGGATTTAGGCCTAGTTGGCAAAGATGGAGTAGTACATCCCAGCCTTGAG GAAAGTAGCAAGAAACTTGAAGAAAACATCTATTATTTTGGAACTACAGTGGAAGGCTTGCTAAGGAGGTTTGGCAAA ACTATAGTTGATGAGCAGTTGGTTCTGAAGAGAGTGGCAGATGTCTCCATTAATTTGTATGCAATGACAGCAGCTATATCCAGGGCTAGTCGATCCATCTGTATTGGTCTACGCAATCATGATCATGAA GTGCTGCTTACAAATATTTTCTGCACAGAGGCATATTTTAAGAATAATTATGCCATGGCGGAGTTAGAAAAAT ATGCTGCTGAAAACCTGGATGACAGTATTAAAAAAGCTGCACAGCAGGTGCTGGAAAAGAGAGCCTATATCTGTCCTCATCCACTAGAGAGGACATTCTGA